AAGCTGGCGTGGCCGGCACACTGCAGCCCCCGTCCGGGTGGGTCTCGTGCCGAGGCGTCCGCCGCGCGCCAACGAGGCGCGAGACCCACCTGGACGGGGGCGGGCAGCAACCGTCGATGCCGCAAAGGGAAAGCTCCGCCGCTACTCGATGATCCCGAGCAGCCGCGCGCGGTCCACCGCGTGGCGGCGGTTCGCGGCGTTGAGCTTGGCGAGGAGGTTCTTCATGTGCCACTTGATCGTCTCGGCGCCGACATCGAGCATTTTCGCGATTTCCTTGTTCGAGCGGCCGAGCGACAGCGCGCCGAGGATTTCCATCTCGCGCGCGGAGAGCTGCGCCGGCCGGCTTTTCGGGTCCGCCGTCTTCTGCCCGCTCGCTTCAGGCACCCAGCCGAAGCGGCAGCGTTCGGCCGCGCGCTCGATGAACGCCGGCGTGATGCCGGCGCCCTTCGCGAGGCCCGAACGGTCGAGCTCCGGCAGGCATTCGAGCGCCGCCGGCCAGTCGTCGGCGATGACGCGCACGAGCCGGAAGGATTCGGCGAGGCTCAGCGCTTCGGCGAAAAGCCGCGCCGACGCATCGTCGCCGGCCCCCTCGCAGCACGCGGCGAGCAGCTTGACGGTGAGCTGGTCGCGCCCGCGCCGCAGCCGGGCGGCGATTCCGCCGGCGTGCTCGAGCGCGAGCGCGGCGCCTTCGTCGTTGAAATCGAGCAGCGCGACGCGCGCGGCGGCGAGCTCGCGAATCAGACGCAGCTCCGCCTCCATCCCCTGATCCGGACGGTGCGCGCCGGCGATGATCTCGTCGATCGCGCCGAGCAACATGCGGCACGACACGAGCCGGTTGCGGATCGCGTGCTGGCGGACCTGCTCGCCCAAGCTCGCGACGACGAGGCGCGGCTGGCCGCGCAGCTCGCCGATCGCGGCGAGGCTGTTCAGCGCGTCGAACGCCTTGCCCTCGCGCCCTTTCTGGTTCTCGTAGCGCGCCAGCGTCAGGTAGGCGAGCATCACCGCGTCCGGCAACGCCGCCTGCTCGATCAGATCGAGGCGGTTCGCGAGCAGCGCGCGCGCTTCGTCTTCGGCGCCGAGCTCCCAGCACGCTGCCGCGAGCCCCGCCGCCTGCATCGCCGCCGGCAGCGAACGCCAGCCGGTGCTCGCTTCGGCGCGCTCGAGCGCGGCGCGGAAAACGCCTGCCGCTTCGCTCGCCTGCCCTTCGATCAGGTAGCTCAGGCCGACCGCGAACGCGCCGTACATCGCGTCGTAGAAGTTGCGCACGCCGCGGCCGCGGCCGTCGGAGATCTGCTGGTAATAGCGCGCGCGGTCCGGGAAGCCGGTATGGATCGCGACGAACGACAGGGTATTGCAGTACAGCGGCCCGAGCTCCGGGTCGTAGCTCTCGATGCAGCCGCGCGCGCGCGTGTAGTCGTCGCAGTGGATCGCGACCGCCGAGCGCACGATGTTCGCCTGCAGCGCGATCTCGGGCGTCACGCCCGGCCGCGCGAGGATCACGTCGGTCAGGCGCTCGGCGTCGTGCGGGCGGTAGCACAGCGCGCACGCCCACGCGGCCGTCAACTGGATGCCTTCGCGCCGCGTGATTTCCTCCGGCGGCAGGCGGTCGAGCCACGCGAGGACTTCGACGATGCGCCCCTGCACCCCGAGGTGGCGCAAGCGCTTCTCGATCCAGTCCATCGCCTCGGTGCGCATGCCGGCGACGAACGCGTGGTCGGCCGCCTGCTCGAGCATGTTGTGCGCGGCGAACCACTCGGCCGCGGTCGCGTGCAGCACGCGCAGCTCGTCGGCCGGCAGCGCTTCGAGCAGGCTGTGCAGGTACTCGATGAACAGCGGATGCATGCGGTAGTTGTCGCCGTCGCCGCCGACCGACGTCACGAGCCCGGTGTTCTGCTCGAGCCGCGACAGGATTTCGCCGCTGTCGGCGACACCGCTCAGCGCCGCGCACAGCTCGGGATGCTGCGTCTTCAGGATCGACGCGCGCACGAGCATCGCGACGGCGTCCGGCTCGAGGCTTTCGAGCACGAACTGCGAGAAATAGCGCGCAAGGTCGCCGGTCGCGCCCGACAGCTCCGCGACCGTGCCGGCGACGTCGCTCTTGCGCGCCATCGCGGCGGTGACGATCTGCAACGCCATCGGCCACCCTTCGGTGCGCTCGTGCAGCCGCGCGCAGGTCTCGATGTCGATGTCTTCGCCGAGGCGCCGGCGCAGGAAAC
The window above is part of the Azoarcus sp. PA01 genome. Proteins encoded here:
- a CDS encoding LuxR C-terminal-related transcriptional regulator is translated as MRNRTTEAIPYRFALKTMPPHSAKQALAPARLLERLRETAEQPLVVVTSLAGFGKTSLLVQWRRELLATGAAVAWLTVDASDDSATFIPALVASIRVAVGLDVPARSFDQLGQSGADLWIASEVLVQIHELARPTYVLIDDLHQLADAHAVEFVYYLIRNAPPNFHVVASSRTDPPFAVEELNAHGLYTQFVTEDLRLRLDDTIGFLRRRLGEDIDIETCARLHERTEGWPMALQIVTAAMARKSDVAGTVAELSGATGDLARYFSQFVLESLEPDAVAMLVRASILKTQHPELCAALSGVADSGEILSRLEQNTGLVTSVGGDGDNYRMHPLFIEYLHSLLEALPADELRVLHATAAEWFAAHNMLEQAADHAFVAGMRTEAMDWIEKRLRHLGVQGRIVEVLAWLDRLPPEEITRREGIQLTAAWACALCYRPHDAERLTDVILARPGVTPEIALQANIVRSAVAIHCDDYTRARGCIESYDPELGPLYCNTLSFVAIHTGFPDRARYYQQISDGRGRGVRNFYDAMYGAFAVGLSYLIEGQASEAAGVFRAALERAEASTGWRSLPAAMQAAGLAAACWELGAEDEARALLANRLDLIEQAALPDAVMLAYLTLARYENQKGREGKAFDALNSLAAIGELRGQPRLVVASLGEQVRQHAIRNRLVSCRMLLGAIDEIIAGAHRPDQGMEAELRLIRELAAARVALLDFNDEGAALALEHAGGIAARLRRGRDQLTVKLLAACCEGAGDDASARLFAEALSLAESFRLVRVIADDWPAALECLPELDRSGLAKGAGITPAFIERAAERCRFGWVPEASGQKTADPKSRPAQLSAREMEILGALSLGRSNKEIAKMLDVGAETIKWHMKNLLAKLNAANRRHAVDRARLLGIIE